The genomic interval CATGTCGGCAGAGGCCACAAGCACCACAAATAACTCTAGCGCCCTAATGATTGCGCAGGCGGCCGCCCGACTGATGGCCGCCAAGGGGTATGACGCCACTTCGGTGCGCGACATCGTCGAGGCCTGTCACGTCACCAAGCCGACCCTGTACTACTACTTCAAGAGCAAGAAGGGTCTCGCGCAAGCGCTCGTCACCGTGCCCATGACGGCATTGGTCGACGCCCTGCATACGATTCTCGCGGACGATCGAGCGGGACGCGACAAGCTCGTCGGAATGGTTGAGACCCAGTTTGTCTTTTGCCGCGAGAACCCGGATCGGGCTCGCTTTGTCTATGCGTTGTTCTTCGGTCCAGCGGGGACCGAGATGTCACAAGAGCTGGCCGGGTTCGGGCAGCAGATTGCCGAGGCCATCGAGCACGCCGTCTTGCAGTCGGTCGCCGAAGGGGCGCTCGACGGTGCCCGTGTCGAGCGTTGCGTCGCCGCGGTACGCGGAGCGGTGGCGATTTCCACGATGGACCACCTCTACCGTGATCGGCCCTTGGGTCCCGAGCTCGCCGGCCAGATCGTCGACGACCTGTTTCGAGGATTCGCGGCAAGCGTCGAGCTTGTGCCCGATCGCTCCGCGGGAGTGTCCCCATAAGCCATGAGCCATCGATTTGCTTCCCTGTTCGCTGTCGCACTCGCGGGATCGCTGCTGCCGGCTACGGGCTGCCACCAGGCGGCTTCGCTTGAGGAAACCGCCGAGAAGCCGCCCGTCAACATCACGGTTGCCAAGGCCGAGGCCCGGATGCTCGACACGTCGATCGGCGTCGTCGGCACGCTCAAGGGCTGGGAAGAGGTCGAGATCAGCGCCAAGCGCTCGGGGCACGTGCTGAAGACGCCGCACGACGTCGGCGACCGGGTCAAGCCCGCCGAGGTACTGGTGCAGCTCGACCCGGTCGACACGGACCTCATGTTGCAGCAGGCCGAGCGTCGCTTGCAGGCCGAGTTGGCCCGGCTGGGCGTCGACGAAACGCCGCGCGAAGACTTCGACGTGCGGACGGTGCCCCAGGTGATCCAGGCCCAGGTGGCGTACGATCGGGCAGTCGACCGCCTGAATCGGCAAAAGAAACTGAAACAGCAAAACGTCAGCACAGACGAAGTCTTTCTCGACGCGGAATTCGGCATGCGCGAGGCTCAGGCAGCCCTCGAAACGGCAACGCTCGCCGCGCGCACGACTTTGGCGATGGCCCAGGCGGCCAATGTCGAGGTCCAGGTTGCCAGCCAGGCTCGTCGTGACATGGACATCGCTGCGCCCGAGCCTTCGCTGGTGCCCGAAGGAATCAGTGGCCCGCTGGTCTATGCCATTACCAAGCGCAACGCCACCGAAGGGCAGATGATTCAGCCGGGCGATCCGGTGGCGCATCTGGTGATCGAAGATCCGCTCCGGGCTTGGGCCAATGTGCCGGAGAGATATGCGCCCTATGTGACGGCCGGACAAGTCGTGAAATTCACCGTGGCCTCGCATCCCGACCGCGTCTTCGAGGGCGCGATCCGGTGGGTGAACCCAGCGGTGGACGAGCGGTCGCGGACCTTCGTGGTCGAGGTGCTGATTCATAACACCGATCGCGCCCTGCGCCCGGGCAGTTTTGCCAAGCTCGACATCGTGGTGCAGCGCACTGAGCGCACGGTTGTGCCCGCCGAGTCGGTCGTCCGCTTCGCCGGCGTGACCAAGCTGTTCGTGGTTCGCGATCAAAAGGCGGTCGAGGTGCCGGTTTCGACCGGGCCCTTGCACGAGGGCTGGCTGGAAGTAGCGGGCGAGGTGCATGCCGACGACGTCGTCGTGACCTCGGGCCAAAGTCAGTTGGCCGATGGCGCGGCAGTCGTCGTGCGTGCGTCGTCGTCGCCCGAACAGCCGGCCGCGGCGCAAACGGCGACCGCCCCGCATCCGCAGTCGAAGGTCGCGGACGATGCGGCGGCCGAGTCGGCACCGTCCCCCGATGCCTGAGCCGCGAGCAGAGTTGTCATGAATCTGTCCGAAATCTGCATTCGCCGGCCGGTCTTCGCCTGGGTCCTGGTGTCGTGGCCCGTGGTCCTAGGGCTTCTGTCGTATTTTCGCCTCGGCGTCGATCTGTTTCCGAACGTCGACTTTCCGGTCTGCGTCGTCACCACGACCCTACCCGGCGCCAGCGCCGAGGAGATGGAAACCTCGGTCACCAAGGTAATCGAAGACGCGGTGAACACGATTTCGGGCGTCGATTCGATCCGGTCGACTAGTGGCGAGGGCATCTCGCTGGTGATCGTGCAATTCGCTCTCACCAAGAACGGCGACGTCGGGGCGCAGGAGGTGCGCGACAAGATCGGCACGATTCTCGCGCTGCTGCCCGAGGGTAGCGATCCGCCGGTGGTCGACCGCTTCGATACCGAGGCGATGCCGATCATGACCGTGGTCGTCTCGGGAAATCGCGACTTGCGCGAGATCACCGAGATTGCACGGCGCCAGGTCAAGGAACAGATCGAGACGGTCAGCGGTGTCGGCGCGGCCATGCTGCTCGGCGGCCGCCAACGGAGCATCAACGTGACGGTCGATCCCGACCGCTTGATTGCATACGGCCTGTCGATCGAAGACGTGAAGCTGGCGCTGCAGCGGCAGAATCTCGAGGTGCCCGGCGGGCGGGTCGACGAAGGGGCCCGCGAACTCGTCGTGCGGACGCTGGGCCGATTGAACACGGCCGAGCAATTCAACGATCTGATCATTACCGATCGCGACGGTTACCCGGTGCGCGTCCGCGACGTGGGGGAAGCGGTCGAGGGCGTGGAAGAGCCTCGCTCGCTATCGCGCCTCAACGGCCGCGACGCCGTCAGCGTGATCGTGCAGAAGCAGTCGGGCACCAATGTCGTCACCGTGACCGATGCGGTCCACAAGCGGCTCAATCGCGTCAAGGGCGCGCTGCCGCCGGACATCAAGATGGAAATCATCCGCGATCAATCGCGATGGGTTCGCAAGTCGATCGAGGAAGTGCAGTTTCACCTGTTGCTGGCCGGCGTGCTGGTGTCGGCCACGATCATGCTCTTCATCCGCGATTGGCGCACGACGCTGATCGCCACCTTGGCCATCCCGACGTCGATCGTGCCCACGTTCGCCTTCATGTACTACATGGGCTTCACGCTCAACAATATCACCATGTTGGGCCTGATTTTGGCCATTGGCATCGTGATCGACGATGCGGTAG from Pirellulales bacterium carries:
- a CDS encoding TetR/AcrR family transcriptional regulator → MAAKGYDATSVRDIVEACHVTKPTLYYYFKSKKGLAQALVTVPMTALVDALHTILADDRAGRDKLVGMVETQFVFCRENPDRARFVYALFFGPAGTEMSQELAGFGQQIAEAIEHAVLQSVAEGALDGARVERCVAAVRGAVAISTMDHLYRDRPLGPELAGQIVDDLFRGFAASVELVPDRSAGVSP
- a CDS encoding efflux RND transporter periplasmic adaptor subunit, which translates into the protein MSHRFASLFAVALAGSLLPATGCHQAASLEETAEKPPVNITVAKAEARMLDTSIGVVGTLKGWEEVEISAKRSGHVLKTPHDVGDRVKPAEVLVQLDPVDTDLMLQQAERRLQAELARLGVDETPREDFDVRTVPQVIQAQVAYDRAVDRLNRQKKLKQQNVSTDEVFLDAEFGMREAQAALETATLAARTTLAMAQAANVEVQVASQARRDMDIAAPEPSLVPEGISGPLVYAITKRNATEGQMIQPGDPVAHLVIEDPLRAWANVPERYAPYVTAGQVVKFTVASHPDRVFEGAIRWVNPAVDERSRTFVVEVLIHNTDRALRPGSFAKLDIVVQRTERTVVPAESVVRFAGVTKLFVVRDQKAVEVPVSTGPLHEGWLEVAGEVHADDVVVTSGQSQLADGAAVVVRASSSPEQPAAAQTATAPHPQSKVADDAAAESAPSPDA